A section of the Labrus bergylta chromosome 21, fLabBer1.1, whole genome shotgun sequence genome encodes:
- the kat7b gene encoding histone acetyltransferase KAT7 isoform X3 — translation MGGSGSDGTEDSDSSAEREQTNSSESDGNMTKRQRLTRASTRLSQSSQDTPDLKRATDHDESPPLTPTGNAPSSESELDISSPNASHDESQAKDPASRDSDKDLSHRPKRRRCHETYNFNMKCPTPGCNSLGHLTGKHERHFAVSGCPLYHNLSADECKVKAVSREKQEEDVKPQEESNSRHATRHQTPTSKQSRYKEQVAEMRKGRNSSLQKEQKEKHMEHRQTHGNTREPLLENITSDYDLELFRKAQARASEDLEKLRIQGQITEGSNMIKTILFGRYELDTWYHSPYPEEYARLGRLYVCEFCLKYMKSQTILRRHMAKCVWKHPPGDEVYRKGAISVFEVDGKKNKIYCQNLCLLAKLFLDHKTLYYDVEPFLFYVMTEADNTGCHLVGYFSKEKNSFLNYNVSCILTMPQYMRQGFGKMLIDFSYLLSKVEEKVGSPERPLSDLGLISYRSYWKEVLLRYMYNFQGKEISIKEISQETAVNPVDIVSTLQSLQMLKYWKGKHLVLKRQDLIDEWKAKEIKRGNSNKTIDPSSLKWTPPKGT, via the exons ATGGGAGGTAGTGGCTCAGATGGAACTGAAGATTCAGACTCCTCCGCTGAAAGAGAGCAGACAAACAGTTCAGAAAGTGATGGAAACATGACCAAGAGACAGCGCCTCACCAGAGCCTCTACTCGCCTTAGCCAAAGCTCTCAGG ATACCCCGGACTTGAAGCGAGCTACGGATCATGATGAATCTCCACCATTGACGCCGACAGGAAATGCCCCCTCCTCTGAATCTGAACTGGACATCTCCAGCCCCAACGCCTCCCACGATGAGAGTCAGGCCAAAGATCCGGCAAGTCGAGATTCTGATAAGGACCTCTCCCATCGCCCAAAACGCCGCCGCTGTCATGAGACGTACAACTTCAACATGAAATGCCCTACACCGGGATGCAATTCACTTG GTCACCTCACAGGAAAACATGAACGTCATTTTGCTGTATCAGGTTGTCCACTTTATCACAATCTGTCTGCTGATGAATGCAAG GTGAAAGCCGTTAGCCGTGAGAAACAAGAGGAGGACGTGAAGCCTCAAGAAGAAAGCAATTCACGGCATGCAACCCGGCATCAG ACCCCAACATCGAAACAGAGCAGATACAAAGAGCAGGTGGCTGAGATGAGGAAAGGAAGAAACTCTAGCCTTCAGAAGGAGCAGAAGGAAAAACACATG GAGCATCGGCAGACGCACGGCAACACCAGAGAGCCTCTGCTAGAGAACATCACCAGTGATTACGATCTGGAGCTCTTCAGAAAAGCACAAGCCCGGGCATCTGAAGATCTG GAGAAGCTGCGTATCCAGGGTCAGATCACTGAGGGCAGCAACATGATCAAGACCATCCTGTTTGGCCGCTACGAGCTGGACACCTGGTACCACTCACCATATCCTGAGGAGTATGCTCGCCTGGGTCGCCTCTACGTCTGCGAGTTCTGCCTGAAGTACATGAAGAGCCAAACCATTCTCAGGAGACACATG GCTAAGTGTGTGTGGAAGCATCCTCCAGGAGACGAGGTGTACAGAAAGGGAGCGATATCTGTGTTTGAAGTTGACGGGAAAAAGAACAAG ATCTACTGCCAGAACCTGTGTTTACTTGCCAAGCTCTTCTTGGACCACAAAACGCTCTATTATGATGTGGAGCCGTTTCTGTTCTACGTCATGACTGAGGCCGACAACACGGGCTGCCATTTAGTGGGATACTTCTCCAAG GAGAAGAATTCTTTCCTGAACTACAACGTTTCCTGTATCCTGACAATGCCACAGTACATGAGGCAGGGCTTTGGAAAGATGCTCATTGACTTCA GCTACCTGCTGTCCAAAGTGGAAGAGAAGGTCGGCTCACCAGAGAGGCCTCTGTCTGACCTGGGCCTCATCAGCTACCGAAGCTACTGGAAGGAAGTGCTACTCAGATACATGTACAACTTCCAAGGCAAAGAGATCTCCATCAAAG AGATCAGTCAGGAGACTGCTGTTAATCCGGTGGACATTGTGAGCACCCTGCAGTCTCTACAGATGCTGAAGTATTGGAAGGGGAAGCACTTGGTGTTAAAACGACAG GATCTGATAGACGAGTGGAAGGCAAAGGAGATCAAGCGAGGCAATAGCAACAAAACCATCGACCCGAGCTCACTGAAGTGGACCCCTCCCAAAGGGACATAA
- the si:ch211-131k2.2 gene encoding uncharacterized protein si:ch211-131k2.2 yields the protein MDKWKLQLVFVTFCALVQMYQASSVDEERGLSEDWQDESVEADLTLPLTTLMKRAKALRFYGLMGKRSGGEKKPFQEKRRNKGEMFVGLMGRSISRDNSLTRGSPSATTAAPDVLEKPHKQGSSEEWFQILY from the exons ATGGATAAATGGAAGCTCCAGCtggtttttgtgacattttgtgcTTTGGTTCAAATGTATCAGGCATCTTCAGTGGACGAGGAGAGAGGGTTATCTGAAGACTGGCAG gACGAGTCAGTGGAGGCAGATCTGACCCTCCCGTTGACCACGCTGATGAAAAGAGCTAAAGCCCTCCGCTTCTACGGACTGATGGGGAAACGCTCAGGag GTGAAAAGAAACCTTTTCAAGAGAAAAGAA GAAATAAAGGAGAAATGTTTGTGGGCCTGATGGGAAGAAGCATTTCAAGAGACA ATTCTTTAACCAGAGGAAGTCCGTCTGCCACAACCGCTGCGCCCGATGTTTTGGAGAAACCACACAAGCAAG GTTCTTCAGAGGAATGGTTCCAAATACTGTACTGA
- the kat7b gene encoding histone acetyltransferase KAT7 isoform X2: protein MPRRRQRHMGGSGSDGTEDSDSSAEREQTNSSESDGNMTKRQRLTRASTRLSQSSQDTPDLKRATDHDESPPLTPTGNAPSSESELDISSPNASHDESQAKDPASRDSDKDLSHRPKRRRCHETYNFNMKCPTPGCNSLGHLTGKHERHFAVSGCPLYHNLSADECKVKAVSREKQEEDVKPQEESNSRHATRHQTPTSKQSRYKEQVAEMRKGRNSSLQKEQKEKHMEHRQTHGNTREPLLENITSDYDLELFRKAQARASEDLEKLRIQGQITEGSNMIKTILFGRYELDTWYHSPYPEEYARLGRLYVCEFCLKYMKSQTILRRHMAKCVWKHPPGDEVYRKGAISVFEVDGKKNKIYCQNLCLLAKLFLDHKTLYYDVEPFLFYVMTEADNTGCHLVGYFSKEKNSFLNYNVSCILTMPQYMRQGFGKMLIDFSYLLSKVEEKVGSPERPLSDLGLISYRSYWKEVLLRYMYNFQGKEISIKEISQETAVNPVDIVSTLQSLQMLKYWKGKHLVLKRQDLIDEWKAKEIKRGNSNKTIDPSSLKWTPPKGT from the exons ATGCCTCGTAGACGACAG AGACATATGGGAGGTAGTGGCTCAGATGGAACTGAAGATTCAGACTCCTCCGCTGAAAGAGAGCAGACAAACAGTTCAGAAAGTGATGGAAACATGACCAAGAGACAGCGCCTCACCAGAGCCTCTACTCGCCTTAGCCAAAGCTCTCAGG ATACCCCGGACTTGAAGCGAGCTACGGATCATGATGAATCTCCACCATTGACGCCGACAGGAAATGCCCCCTCCTCTGAATCTGAACTGGACATCTCCAGCCCCAACGCCTCCCACGATGAGAGTCAGGCCAAAGATCCGGCAAGTCGAGATTCTGATAAGGACCTCTCCCATCGCCCAAAACGCCGCCGCTGTCATGAGACGTACAACTTCAACATGAAATGCCCTACACCGGGATGCAATTCACTTG GTCACCTCACAGGAAAACATGAACGTCATTTTGCTGTATCAGGTTGTCCACTTTATCACAATCTGTCTGCTGATGAATGCAAG GTGAAAGCCGTTAGCCGTGAGAAACAAGAGGAGGACGTGAAGCCTCAAGAAGAAAGCAATTCACGGCATGCAACCCGGCATCAG ACCCCAACATCGAAACAGAGCAGATACAAAGAGCAGGTGGCTGAGATGAGGAAAGGAAGAAACTCTAGCCTTCAGAAGGAGCAGAAGGAAAAACACATG GAGCATCGGCAGACGCACGGCAACACCAGAGAGCCTCTGCTAGAGAACATCACCAGTGATTACGATCTGGAGCTCTTCAGAAAAGCACAAGCCCGGGCATCTGAAGATCTG GAGAAGCTGCGTATCCAGGGTCAGATCACTGAGGGCAGCAACATGATCAAGACCATCCTGTTTGGCCGCTACGAGCTGGACACCTGGTACCACTCACCATATCCTGAGGAGTATGCTCGCCTGGGTCGCCTCTACGTCTGCGAGTTCTGCCTGAAGTACATGAAGAGCCAAACCATTCTCAGGAGACACATG GCTAAGTGTGTGTGGAAGCATCCTCCAGGAGACGAGGTGTACAGAAAGGGAGCGATATCTGTGTTTGAAGTTGACGGGAAAAAGAACAAG ATCTACTGCCAGAACCTGTGTTTACTTGCCAAGCTCTTCTTGGACCACAAAACGCTCTATTATGATGTGGAGCCGTTTCTGTTCTACGTCATGACTGAGGCCGACAACACGGGCTGCCATTTAGTGGGATACTTCTCCAAG GAGAAGAATTCTTTCCTGAACTACAACGTTTCCTGTATCCTGACAATGCCACAGTACATGAGGCAGGGCTTTGGAAAGATGCTCATTGACTTCA GCTACCTGCTGTCCAAAGTGGAAGAGAAGGTCGGCTCACCAGAGAGGCCTCTGTCTGACCTGGGCCTCATCAGCTACCGAAGCTACTGGAAGGAAGTGCTACTCAGATACATGTACAACTTCCAAGGCAAAGAGATCTCCATCAAAG AGATCAGTCAGGAGACTGCTGTTAATCCGGTGGACATTGTGAGCACCCTGCAGTCTCTACAGATGCTGAAGTATTGGAAGGGGAAGCACTTGGTGTTAAAACGACAG GATCTGATAGACGAGTGGAAGGCAAAGGAGATCAAGCGAGGCAATAGCAACAAAACCATCGACCCGAGCTCACTGAAGTGGACCCCTCCCAAAGGGACATAA
- the kat7b gene encoding histone acetyltransferase KAT7 isoform X1 has translation MPRRRQVRTNRHMGGSGSDGTEDSDSSAEREQTNSSESDGNMTKRQRLTRASTRLSQSSQDTPDLKRATDHDESPPLTPTGNAPSSESELDISSPNASHDESQAKDPASRDSDKDLSHRPKRRRCHETYNFNMKCPTPGCNSLGHLTGKHERHFAVSGCPLYHNLSADECKVKAVSREKQEEDVKPQEESNSRHATRHQTPTSKQSRYKEQVAEMRKGRNSSLQKEQKEKHMEHRQTHGNTREPLLENITSDYDLELFRKAQARASEDLEKLRIQGQITEGSNMIKTILFGRYELDTWYHSPYPEEYARLGRLYVCEFCLKYMKSQTILRRHMAKCVWKHPPGDEVYRKGAISVFEVDGKKNKIYCQNLCLLAKLFLDHKTLYYDVEPFLFYVMTEADNTGCHLVGYFSKEKNSFLNYNVSCILTMPQYMRQGFGKMLIDFSYLLSKVEEKVGSPERPLSDLGLISYRSYWKEVLLRYMYNFQGKEISIKEISQETAVNPVDIVSTLQSLQMLKYWKGKHLVLKRQDLIDEWKAKEIKRGNSNKTIDPSSLKWTPPKGT, from the exons ATGCCTCGTAGACGACAGGTAAGAACAAAT AGACATATGGGAGGTAGTGGCTCAGATGGAACTGAAGATTCAGACTCCTCCGCTGAAAGAGAGCAGACAAACAGTTCAGAAAGTGATGGAAACATGACCAAGAGACAGCGCCTCACCAGAGCCTCTACTCGCCTTAGCCAAAGCTCTCAGG ATACCCCGGACTTGAAGCGAGCTACGGATCATGATGAATCTCCACCATTGACGCCGACAGGAAATGCCCCCTCCTCTGAATCTGAACTGGACATCTCCAGCCCCAACGCCTCCCACGATGAGAGTCAGGCCAAAGATCCGGCAAGTCGAGATTCTGATAAGGACCTCTCCCATCGCCCAAAACGCCGCCGCTGTCATGAGACGTACAACTTCAACATGAAATGCCCTACACCGGGATGCAATTCACTTG GTCACCTCACAGGAAAACATGAACGTCATTTTGCTGTATCAGGTTGTCCACTTTATCACAATCTGTCTGCTGATGAATGCAAG GTGAAAGCCGTTAGCCGTGAGAAACAAGAGGAGGACGTGAAGCCTCAAGAAGAAAGCAATTCACGGCATGCAACCCGGCATCAG ACCCCAACATCGAAACAGAGCAGATACAAAGAGCAGGTGGCTGAGATGAGGAAAGGAAGAAACTCTAGCCTTCAGAAGGAGCAGAAGGAAAAACACATG GAGCATCGGCAGACGCACGGCAACACCAGAGAGCCTCTGCTAGAGAACATCACCAGTGATTACGATCTGGAGCTCTTCAGAAAAGCACAAGCCCGGGCATCTGAAGATCTG GAGAAGCTGCGTATCCAGGGTCAGATCACTGAGGGCAGCAACATGATCAAGACCATCCTGTTTGGCCGCTACGAGCTGGACACCTGGTACCACTCACCATATCCTGAGGAGTATGCTCGCCTGGGTCGCCTCTACGTCTGCGAGTTCTGCCTGAAGTACATGAAGAGCCAAACCATTCTCAGGAGACACATG GCTAAGTGTGTGTGGAAGCATCCTCCAGGAGACGAGGTGTACAGAAAGGGAGCGATATCTGTGTTTGAAGTTGACGGGAAAAAGAACAAG ATCTACTGCCAGAACCTGTGTTTACTTGCCAAGCTCTTCTTGGACCACAAAACGCTCTATTATGATGTGGAGCCGTTTCTGTTCTACGTCATGACTGAGGCCGACAACACGGGCTGCCATTTAGTGGGATACTTCTCCAAG GAGAAGAATTCTTTCCTGAACTACAACGTTTCCTGTATCCTGACAATGCCACAGTACATGAGGCAGGGCTTTGGAAAGATGCTCATTGACTTCA GCTACCTGCTGTCCAAAGTGGAAGAGAAGGTCGGCTCACCAGAGAGGCCTCTGTCTGACCTGGGCCTCATCAGCTACCGAAGCTACTGGAAGGAAGTGCTACTCAGATACATGTACAACTTCCAAGGCAAAGAGATCTCCATCAAAG AGATCAGTCAGGAGACTGCTGTTAATCCGGTGGACATTGTGAGCACCCTGCAGTCTCTACAGATGCTGAAGTATTGGAAGGGGAAGCACTTGGTGTTAAAACGACAG GATCTGATAGACGAGTGGAAGGCAAAGGAGATCAAGCGAGGCAATAGCAACAAAACCATCGACCCGAGCTCACTGAAGTGGACCCCTCCCAAAGGGACATAA